One stretch of Anguilla anguilla isolate fAngAng1 chromosome 5, fAngAng1.pri, whole genome shotgun sequence DNA includes these proteins:
- the LOC118227384 gene encoding trans-1,2-dihydrobenzene-1,2-diol dehydrogenase-like — MATRWGICGAGKICHDFTVALKTLPAGNHKIVAVAARILQNAEEFAKKHNIPKAYGSYEELAKDPEIDVVYLGVLHTQHLRVGLLFLRAGRNVLCEKPFAMNSREVKQLIASARENNVFLMEGIWSRCFPVHVEVCRLLAEDTVGEVKMVKAYFGSPQLHIPRSVEKELGGGALLDIGVYCLQFVLMVYRGERPESVHATGVRLETGVDESMVVVLKFSRNRMAICGFSIAVAMPNDATICGTKGTITVPFPMWCPTRLVVNGQESQYPLPEPSMPLHYTNSTGLRYEAEEVRQCLLKGLKESSQMSLEESSLLTEIMDEARHQVGVVFPQDGE, encoded by the exons ATGGCAACCAGGTGGGGAATATGCGGCGCCGGGAAGATCTGCCACGACTTCACCGTGGCTCTGAAGACGCTTCCGGCTGGAAATCATAAG ATTGTGGCTGTGGCTGCCCGCATTCTACAGAACGCGGAGGAATTCGCCAAAAAGCACAACATCCCTAAAGCGTACGGGAGCTACGAGGAGCTAGCAAAGGACCCGGAgatag ACGTGGTCTACCTGGGCGTTCTGCACACGCAGCACCTGCGGGTCGGCCTGCTCTTCCTCCGCGCCGGGAGAAACGTGCTGTGCGAGAAGCCCTTCGCCATGAACTCCCGGGAGGTGAAGCAACTCATCGCCAGCGCCAGAGAGAACAACGTTTTCCTGATGGAG GGCATTTGGTCGCGGTGCTTTCCCGTTCACGTTGAGGTGTGCCGCTTGCTGGCCGAGGACACGGTGGGCGAGGTGAAGATGGTGAAGGCCTACTTCGGCTCTCCCCAGCTCCACATACCCCGATCGGTGGAGAAGGAGCTGGGAGGGGGGGCCCTGCTGGACATTGGGGTCTACTGCCTGCAGTTTGTGCTGATGGTGTACAGGGGCGAGAGGCCGGAGTCCGTACACGCCACCGGCGTCCGTTTGGAAACAG GAGTCGACGAATCCATGGtggttgttttaaaattttccCGGAACAGAATGGCCATCTGTGGCTTTTCCATCGCTGTAGCCATGCCCAATGACGCAACCATCTGTGGCACCAAAGGAACGATTACG GTCCCCTTTCCCATGTGGTGCCCAACCCGCCTGGTGGTGAATGGGCAGGAGTCACAGTACCCGCTTCCGGAACCGTCTATGCCCCTGCATTACACCAACAGCACTGGACTGCGCTACGAGGCAGAGGAAGTGAGGCAGTGCCTTCTCAAAG GGCTTAAAGAGAGCTCTCAGATGTCACTGGAGGAGTCATCCCTCTTGACTGAGATCATGGACGAAGCCAGGCATCAGGTCGGGGTGGTGTTCCCCCAAGATGGCGAGTGA
- the dhdh.2 gene encoding trans-1,2-dihydrobenzene-1,2-diol dehydrogenase isoform X1 has translation MYRLYHIRNFADSVVRLQDNKIKHLLNASLFSQVVAVAARGLERAQEFAKKHNIPKAYGNYEELANDPAIDVVYVHPCHFPACLLYMNARKNLLCEKPFSTNSGELIASARKNNVFLMEVVAVAGRGLERAQEFAKKHNIPKAYGNYEELANDPEIDVVYVGTIHPCHLPACLLYMNAGKNLLCEKPFSMNSGEVQKLITSARKNNVFLMEAMWTRFFPASREISRILSQGELGEVKVARAEFGVPSMHVPRSVEKELGGGALMNIGVYCVQFALMVFDGERPETIQASGFCLDSGVDEAMVVTLMFSRNRIAVCICSVAAQLPNEAVIVGTKGSIKIPANMWCPTALVVNGKEEEYPLPQPSLPLNFVNSTGLRYEAEEVRQCLLKGLKESSRMSLSDSALLMEIMDEARRQVGVLYSQDIQ, from the exons ATGTACCGTCTTTATCACATCCGAAATTTCGCCGATTCTGTGGTGAGGCTGCAGgacaataaaattaaacatttactgAATGCTTCTTTATTCTCTCAGGTAGTAGCTGTGGCCGCCCGCGGCTTAGAGCGTGCGCAGGAATTTGCCAAGAAGCATAACATTCCCAAAGCCTATGGGAACTATGAGGAGCTGGCCAATGACCCAGCGATTG ATGTGGTATACGTTCATCCATGCCATTTCCCTGCGTGCCTGCTGTACATGAACGCCAGAAAGAACCTGTTATGCGAGAAGCCGTTTTCCACGAACTCTGGGGAACTCATCGCTTCTGCcaggaaaaacaatgttttcctGATGGAG GTAGTAGCTGTGGCCGGCCGTGGCTTAGAGCGTGCGCAGGAATTTGCCAAGAAGCATAACATTCCCAAAGCCTATGGGAACTATGAGGAGCTGGCCAATGACCCAGAGATTG ATGTGGTATACGTTGGCACCATTCATCCATGCCATCTCCCTGCGTGCCTGCTGTACATGAACGCCGGAAAGAACCTGTTATGCGAGAAGCCGTTTTCCATGAACTCTGGGGAAGTGCAGAAACTCATCACTTCTGCCAGGAAAAACAACGTTTTCCTGATGGAG GCCATGTGGACGCGCTTCTTCCCCGCCTCTCGGGAGATCAGCCGAATCCTGTCCcagggggagctgggggaggTGAAGGTGGCGCGGGCTGAGTTCGGGGTACCCTCAATGCACGTGCCCCGGTCGGTGGAGAAGgagctgggagggggggcgctgaTGAACATCGGGGTCTACTGCGTGCAGTTTGCGCTGATGGTGTTCGACGGGGAGAGGCCTGAGACCATCCAGGCCTCTGGATTCTGTCTGGACTCAG GTGTGGATGAGGCCATGGTGGTTACTTTGATGTTCTCGCGGAACAGGATAGCCGTGTGCATTTGCTCTGTCGCGGCCCAGCTCCCCAATGAAGCCGTCATCGTTGGAACGAAGGGGAGCATCAAG ATCCCAGCTAACATGTGGTGCCCCACCGCCCTGGTGGTGAAcgggaaggaggaggagtacCCACTGCCCCAGCCTTCCTTGCCGCTCAACTTTGTGAACAGCACCGGGTTGCGCTACGAGGCCGAGGAGGTGCGCCAGTGCCTCCTGAAAG GGCTGAAGGAGAGCTCTCGGATGTCGCTGTCGGACTCGGCCCTGCTGATGGAGATTATGGATGAAGCCAGGAGGCAGGTGGGGGTGCTGTACAGCCAGGACATCCAGTGA
- the dhdh.2 gene encoding trans-1,2-dihydrobenzene-1,2-diol dehydrogenase isoform X2 — MGTMRSWPMTQRLTDVVYVHPCHFPACLLYMNARKNLLCEKPFSTNSGELIASARKNNVFLMEVVAVAGRGLERAQEFAKKHNIPKAYGNYEELANDPEIDVVYVGTIHPCHLPACLLYMNAGKNLLCEKPFSMNSGEVQKLITSARKNNVFLMEAMWTRFFPASREISRILSQGELGEVKVARAEFGVPSMHVPRSVEKELGGGALMNIGVYCVQFALMVFDGERPETIQASGFCLDSGVDEAMVVTLMFSRNRIAVCICSVAAQLPNEAVIVGTKGSIKIPANMWCPTALVVNGKEEEYPLPQPSLPLNFVNSTGLRYEAEEVRQCLLKGLKESSRMSLSDSALLMEIMDEARRQVGVLYSQDIQ; from the exons ATGGGAACTATGAGGAGCTGGCCAATGACCCAGCGATTG ACAGATGTGGTATACGTTCATCCATGCCATTTCCCTGCGTGCCTGCTGTACATGAACGCCAGAAAGAACCTGTTATGCGAGAAGCCGTTTTCCACGAACTCTGGGGAACTCATCGCTTCTGCcaggaaaaacaatgttttcctGATGGAG GTAGTAGCTGTGGCCGGCCGTGGCTTAGAGCGTGCGCAGGAATTTGCCAAGAAGCATAACATTCCCAAAGCCTATGGGAACTATGAGGAGCTGGCCAATGACCCAGAGATTG ATGTGGTATACGTTGGCACCATTCATCCATGCCATCTCCCTGCGTGCCTGCTGTACATGAACGCCGGAAAGAACCTGTTATGCGAGAAGCCGTTTTCCATGAACTCTGGGGAAGTGCAGAAACTCATCACTTCTGCCAGGAAAAACAACGTTTTCCTGATGGAG GCCATGTGGACGCGCTTCTTCCCCGCCTCTCGGGAGATCAGCCGAATCCTGTCCcagggggagctgggggaggTGAAGGTGGCGCGGGCTGAGTTCGGGGTACCCTCAATGCACGTGCCCCGGTCGGTGGAGAAGgagctgggagggggggcgctgaTGAACATCGGGGTCTACTGCGTGCAGTTTGCGCTGATGGTGTTCGACGGGGAGAGGCCTGAGACCATCCAGGCCTCTGGATTCTGTCTGGACTCAG GTGTGGATGAGGCCATGGTGGTTACTTTGATGTTCTCGCGGAACAGGATAGCCGTGTGCATTTGCTCTGTCGCGGCCCAGCTCCCCAATGAAGCCGTCATCGTTGGAACGAAGGGGAGCATCAAG ATCCCAGCTAACATGTGGTGCCCCACCGCCCTGGTGGTGAAcgggaaggaggaggagtacCCACTGCCCCAGCCTTCCTTGCCGCTCAACTTTGTGAACAGCACCGGGTTGCGCTACGAGGCCGAGGAGGTGCGCCAGTGCCTCCTGAAAG GGCTGAAGGAGAGCTCTCGGATGTCGCTGTCGGACTCGGCCCTGCTGATGGAGATTATGGATGAAGCCAGGAGGCAGGTGGGGGTGCTGTACAGCCAGGACATCCAGTGA
- the dhdh.2 gene encoding trans-1,2-dihydrobenzene-1,2-diol dehydrogenase isoform X3 — MTTKWGISSTGKISHDFTVALKTLPPGDHQVVAVAGRGLERAQEFAKKHNIPKAYGNYEELANDPEIDVVYVGTIHPCHLPACLLYMNAGKNLLCEKPFSMNSGEVQKLITSARKNNVFLMEAMWTRFFPASREISRILSQGELGEVKVARAEFGVPSMHVPRSVEKELGGGALMNIGVYCVQFALMVFDGERPETIQASGFCLDSGVDEAMVVTLMFSRNRIAVCICSVAAQLPNEAVIVGTKGSIKIPANMWCPTALVVNGKEEEYPLPQPSLPLNFVNSTGLRYEAEEVRQCLLKGLKESSRMSLSDSALLMEIMDEARRQVGVLYSQDIQ, encoded by the exons ATGACAACAAAGTGGGGAATATCTAGCACAGGAAAGATCAGCCATGACTTCACCGTGGCTTTGAAGACTCTGCCCCCGGGAGACCACCAG GTAGTAGCTGTGGCCGGCCGTGGCTTAGAGCGTGCGCAGGAATTTGCCAAGAAGCATAACATTCCCAAAGCCTATGGGAACTATGAGGAGCTGGCCAATGACCCAGAGATTG ATGTGGTATACGTTGGCACCATTCATCCATGCCATCTCCCTGCGTGCCTGCTGTACATGAACGCCGGAAAGAACCTGTTATGCGAGAAGCCGTTTTCCATGAACTCTGGGGAAGTGCAGAAACTCATCACTTCTGCCAGGAAAAACAACGTTTTCCTGATGGAG GCCATGTGGACGCGCTTCTTCCCCGCCTCTCGGGAGATCAGCCGAATCCTGTCCcagggggagctgggggaggTGAAGGTGGCGCGGGCTGAGTTCGGGGTACCCTCAATGCACGTGCCCCGGTCGGTGGAGAAGgagctgggagggggggcgctgaTGAACATCGGGGTCTACTGCGTGCAGTTTGCGCTGATGGTGTTCGACGGGGAGAGGCCTGAGACCATCCAGGCCTCTGGATTCTGTCTGGACTCAG GTGTGGATGAGGCCATGGTGGTTACTTTGATGTTCTCGCGGAACAGGATAGCCGTGTGCATTTGCTCTGTCGCGGCCCAGCTCCCCAATGAAGCCGTCATCGTTGGAACGAAGGGGAGCATCAAG ATCCCAGCTAACATGTGGTGCCCCACCGCCCTGGTGGTGAAcgggaaggaggaggagtacCCACTGCCCCAGCCTTCCTTGCCGCTCAACTTTGTGAACAGCACCGGGTTGCGCTACGAGGCCGAGGAGGTGCGCCAGTGCCTCCTGAAAG GGCTGAAGGAGAGCTCTCGGATGTCGCTGTCGGACTCGGCCCTGCTGATGGAGATTATGGATGAAGCCAGGAGGCAGGTGGGGGTGCTGTACAGCCAGGACATCCAGTGA